The genomic interval gcattttaaacatttcatactcatGTACAAGCGTGCGAATTTTAGTTTCCTTAACTTGGTTTGTGTCTTCATatatgacttctaatttatcccatatttctttaaccAAGCTAAAAGTGGAtattctattaaactcatttgcatctaaAGCACGATAAAGAATGTTCATTTCTCTAGCATTTACTTGGAGTAATTTGAGATCATTATCATCTGACTCATTTTCCAACTTGGGTACACTAGTATTTTCCACCTTTTTCATGGGAATATGTGGTCCCTTTTTTATGACATTCCACATATCATAACCATTTTCTTAAATGAAAATTCGTGTCCTAGTTTTTCAGAAGTTGTAATTCATGCCAATGAACAGTGGTGGTCTAGTGACAAATTGTCCCTCGGGCAAGGTCATGCTAATTAGAGTTTCCATGGATTTGTGATCTTTCCCTAGAGACTTGCTAAGGACAACATCTAGAgcttagctctaataccaatttttggTCCCTTAGAAAACCCAAGAGGGTGTGAATTGggtcttttttaaaatttttgtaacCTCTATTTCTTTTATCAAACTCTTGGTGAGTAATAGTCTAGCATGTATATTCTAGTGAATGCATTGCAAAATTTTAGATAAGAATAAGTTTATGTTCACTCGCAACTAACTCTATATGCTTCAATAACCCAAGATAATGAATGAAATGTGCACAAACACAATTGAGCAATTAATGCAatcaaataataagtaatgtaagagaggagggagagaaaTGCTTAAACTCTTTTATAGTAGTTCAGTCTTCTTCATGAGCACGTACGTCCACTCTCACGATCGAATCCAATTCGAGGTTCAACTAGCAAACTTCTTGCCTTTCAAGTAGGGTAAGAGCACAATTACAATATCTGACCTTTCACCGGGGTTAGAACACAAAACAAGCCTTTCACTAGGGCTCAAACAACACTTACAATGATAAGAAATTACAAATGATATGTGACTTAATATCTCTAAGTAGATTGATACCACAACTCAACCTTACAACTCAAACTCTCTCAAATAAATTATGCTTGGAACTTGAAGTGAGTTAAAACTAATGAAAAGAATTTTTTAGAAGAAAGTGCTCTCTTAAATAAGAACAAAACACTTTATCACTTGGAAATATGGAGGAGAATGGGAGACCGCTTTGATACTGATTTCTCTTATACTTATTCTTTGAAATTGGACTTCTTTTATAGTCAAAATTGTCCACTAGACATTAGAGAGTTTTTGGCTCCATGTGATTAAGGTTGGAGTTAAACAATATATGATaataaatatgatttttaggcAAGATggtatattttataaaatcataAGTAGTCggtaaataccaaataaaattctataaaaattcaTATTGACTTACCAATGAGTCTAGTTTCCAAAATCATGCCAATTGGAGTACCCATTAAAGAGATAAAATTTGAATACTATATGTTGAGCTACTTTTATGAGACAAGGTTAGAATCAGTTGGTTGATTTTGTAAAATTCATAACAAATTgaatatttattcaaattaagTGTGTCATATCATTATGGGATTCCCATAACGTCTACTTTCATatatatgaataaataaatatatatatatatatatatattttcaaagattctATAGTAAGATATGTCTAATTTACTGCAACATACTTATTTTTCATTCTGACTTTATGGCAGTGCAGAATGACCATATTGTTTTAATCCTATATTATAGTTCCAAAACATCTAcctaaaatttttctaaagatAATGATGAATCTAAttctatataaaataatattataatttttggacTCACAGGGAATAAATATAGAATTAAATTCACAAATAGTATAGAATTATAATCTGACTTTTTCCTCGAGACATAGGGCACACTTTTATAAAAACGCCCATTTTATCTCCAAATATATAAAAGTCAAATTCAATGTTGTTGAAAAAATTAtaagtaaatttttaaatattaagggTCTTGTTATATTTGGATCgttgataaaaatatatagtcATTTTACTATATGATCAAGTTAGAAATTTACTTTCTAGTCAAGTATTAACATACTtaaccctaaataccaaaaatGATCTCCACATGTAAACATAAAAGGAAATAACTATCACATAATAATTCATGGAATACAAATCCATATAACTCATGCACTAACACTTATTTGTTTTGTCATCatcatcaaaattaacataaaaccTAGTGGGCTAACATCTCTCGCTGGACTTGTGCCCCCACACATAGCCACCTTGATAATGTGTGATCATAAGTACTTTCAATTGATATTCTATTGACTCAATTCTTTGGAAGAACCctattcttgttttcttcctCTCctctataaaaattaaaaataaaataatatttttataattctttaaaattttttaaataaaatacaaaattgtTTACTGAAGAAgctcttcttttaaaataaataaataaataaataaattaggtCATTCATACTTTGAAACCACAGGAAATTGGTGTGCGCAACATCATAAACAGACCAAAAGCTATTAGGTAATCAATCACCACAGACAAGATTCAAAGCCCAACTTGCAAAATATCAAAGATAAACTCATCCGGTCACCATTCACCATTAGAATATACAACATAACCATCCTCCTCCACGCTAACACTAACACTCATGCTGCAGAAATACATACTCCATTTTTagcatttataaaattaatatatatatatatatatatatatataaaaactcattatttatttattaatattaaaatacttattttataatattattctCATCATCAAGTTTGAGAAACCTTGGCCACCCCCTTGCCCTCCTGATTCAACGCTCCACTCGGTCTCATCTCTGCGCTCATCGCCGCCATTGCCGGGTACGACGGCACTACGCCCCCTGGCGCCGTGTAGTACATCTGCCTCCCATCGTACGCCACTTGCGCGTATCCTCCGTCAGAAACCCCCACCTGCCGCATCATCCCAACGCCCTCCGAGTACCCCGCCATCTTCGCCTGCGGACCCGCCGGCATCGTTTGCGGGGCCGCCGGTTGCGTAACCATGTTGTACATCTGCTGTTCACGGTACACCTCGTTGCTCATCCTCTGCACTGGGTAATACTGTTGGCTCGCTTGGCCCGTCACCTGTCGACCAACCGGCGCCGGCGCGTGATACACACCCGCCGGTCCCTGGAACATGTACACCGCCTGGTCTCCACTCGCCGGAAAACCGCCGCCGTGCTTTTCCGGCCAGTAGGCCGAGGGAACTGGCATCGTCGCGGGTACTGTGACAGGTATGTTCGACGGCGGTGCTTTCTCCGGCAGTTTCTGAACGTAATAATCTCCGGCGTAAGCTCCGGTCATATTTTCTTCATTCTTCCTTCTGTACACGGCCTGATCTTGGATTTGTAATCTCTGCAAGTCCTGGATATGCCGCTGGATATCCGCGGGAGTCATATTCGGATCCTGCCCGATGACCCGATCCTCTCCCGGTCTCGGCCCGACTCGCATCTCAGGCTCTGGAACCACCGGTTCCGGGGCCGGATCCCGCAGTTTCACAGCCGTAGGTGGCGGAACTCCCTTATCCAAGCCGAACAAAAAGTCCACATTATTCGGAGGGCCGCCCGCAGGCAACGACGCCGGATCAATTTGCTGGGCCGGACCGGAATTCAAAGCATCCATGAACCGCTCACGGTCGGATTTTGCGTCGGGAAACTCAGTCCCCGGGACCGGCGGATTCACCGAGAACAGAAACAGCCGCAGCCTGGCGGGCTTGGCAGATGCCCTAAAGAGGCGATCGTACTCATGCATCATATGCTCGAGATCATCGTCGTTGGTGACGGAGATCAAGGCGTCGAGTTCTTCGCCGGGCAACTGGTACTTGAAAGAGACGTCAGTCTCGCAGAGGGCGGAGAGCTTAGCGATGATGGTAGAGAATTTCATGGAGCGATCGACGGCAAGGATCTTGGTCTCGCCGCCGATGTAGGAGAGCTGGTTGTCGTGGGGGCGAGGGTGGATTTTGCCGCCGTAGCTGCACATGAACTTGACCTTGTAGTTGGAGGGCGGTTGGTCCTCCCATGGGGGAGGGTTCTCGAAGTCGATCTCCCTCGATCGGGGGGAGGAATCGCCTGAGTCTGGGTAGGATGTGTACGAGTAGTTCTCCATTGACGGTGGAGAAAACctgaggagaggagagagagagagagagagagagtgtgaggaagAATGGGGATGGGGGGTGTGGAGTTTTTATTTTGCTGGGGTCTGCACAGGACTGCTGGGTTTGGCTGCGGACACAGTCTAATAAACAGATTTTCCGTGCAATCAGTGAGCTTTTGGGCTTCGTGCTTTACATTTTTACAGTTGTTTTAACGTATTATTAATACTTCTTTTTCTTAttcatctttttttaaaaaaaaatattaaataatatcataTTCTGAAAAGTATTTTCTAAAATGATTCTGAGGTAATTTCGTTACTTGATTCAGCGAGATTTAAATAAATCGCTGGACCAAACAGTAAGATTTGCTTCATCCCTAATACTATCCTTTCTCCTTCACTTTTGTGTGTGAACAGAACAAACAAACCCTATACGCAGACgttgtagagagaaggagaggctTTGCAGGTGACCGTTGTTGAGGTAGAGGGCAGTAGAGACTTTGCAGGTGACTGTTACTCGTCGAGCGGGGGGCTGCTAACTCGAGGAGTACCTATATAGACAAAAGAGATGGTGTAAATGGATTTCCACTGTTTACTCttgataaaattgaaatttatattttttattaaagagTTTGTCAGTTGGATTGATACAAGTTTTAGTGTGAAGGCTTCATGGATAGGATCATGGTTGCCTACATAAGTCTCGTAAGAATACTCTAACGCACACCTAATTTTTTATCGTCTACATTACGATGTCAATGTGGTAACCACTTTTTTTCGTATGTTGTAGGCGGACGTACTATACCAAGTCTACCTACTCTCTTTAGAGCCTGTTGTCCAGAATTTAGAGATAGTAGGTTTGGACATTGTCCATGAGGACGAGCGACGAATCCCTACACCACGACGAGCCCCTACACCATGAGGAGCTCGAGCAGCTTTCTCCAAATGTTCGTCAAGTCCGGCCTTCTCGTCGCTCGTTGTACAGGTAGAGTACGTATTCTGCCTGTCCGCACCATATGCCCCATCGACAGCCACCGATATTGCGGGCTCGCCTAGTAGACAGGCGGACGCCCCATCTAACTCTACCGCCATCCCGTCGATGTCATACCTACTAGACCATCTCAatgtggaggaggtggatgcgCTCGCTTCGCCACCTCAGACTCGTCCAAAGACTTCATACGAGTTAGCTCCCTGTCCGCTTCACATCGATATAGATGATGCAGTACGTATTAGCGGAAATGACAAACATGTAGCACACCGACAAGCTCAGACACTAGACGCGGAGGAATAACTATGTAAGAACCCAAtccgtgagatatggaataaataattaAGGAAAGGGTAAGACAGTAAATTGAgcaaggttcgttgacgaagctagagttcatcgacgaaggcccttctgttgtTCGGAGACGAAATGCAGAGgcttgttgacgaggagaagccgagaggttttgggaaatcaaGAAATCTCAACCTTGTGGacaaggttggccgagtcaaaggtgctataaatatctttttgggttgctttgaaactaagttatcaaaatgctccctctctctctttagaacctGTGGGAACACTCTTTCTCTAGATTTTTTTGCCGTTTGTTGTTAGAATCGACGATTCGATGTTACTATGAGGATtggggaaggattctcttcgtgatttgtggaacggatctccGTTTCGagggttttcgggttttgacccaaaaattgaggtaaggttcgattttcatttttatttcggTAGACCTGAAAATAATGGATTGTAAGTTTGTTTTGTACtttgatttataggttttgggaactcagttcgctgtttaggagccgtagagttcgagttaggatttttgggaaaaggtaaggggattctgtttatatcagttattttcgaaatcggattcggtaaaactatggttcacggtcctgtgtgtgttttgactactcatttgggaaaatttaaCGGGTGAAAATTACGAGATTTTCGtgttacagttttaggaaaaatggGGCATTAGGTTGCATCTCTGATTTCATTGGAAAACCATGAATATAttgtgttttatatatatatatctctgtgtgtgtgtgtgtgtgttatggaaatggtcgtgccttaacttatttaaactatatttttgaaaaatcatgattttgagattaccaaatgagagttgaatgaattgttatatgaacatgcatgagttgtgattt from Malania oleifera isolate guangnan ecotype guangnan chromosome 9, ASM2987363v1, whole genome shotgun sequence carries:
- the LOC131164079 gene encoding uncharacterized protein LOC131164079; its protein translation is MENYSYTSYPDSGDSSPRSREIDFENPPPWEDQPPSNYKVKFMCSYGGKIHPRPHDNQLSYIGGETKILAVDRSMKFSTIIAKLSALCETDVSFKYQLPGEELDALISVTNDDDLEHMMHEYDRLFRASAKPARLRLFLFSVNPPVPGTEFPDAKSDRERFMDALNSGPAQQIDPASLPAGGPPNNVDFLFGLDKGVPPPTAVKLRDPAPEPVVPEPEMRVGPRPGEDRVIGQDPNMTPADIQRHIQDLQRLQIQDQAVYRRKNEENMTGAYAGDYYVQKLPEKAPPSNIPVTVPATMPVPSAYWPEKHGGGFPASGDQAVYMFQGPAGVYHAPAPVGRQVTGQASQQYYPVQRMSNEVYREQQMYNMVTQPAAPQTMPAGPQAKMAGYSEGVGMMRQVGVSDGGYAQVAYDGRQMYYTAPGGVVPSYPAMAAMSAEMRPSGALNQEGKGVAKVSQT